One window from the genome of Chaetodon trifascialis isolate fChaTrf1 chromosome 20, fChaTrf1.hap1, whole genome shotgun sequence encodes:
- the atp8b1 gene encoding phospholipid-transporting ATPase IC: MSRRRADSQGSLGPDDEVMPYSDDETDDELEASSEGEQEEPPGAPQPEVEARPSEMPWKVKANDRPYHHLPEFQKKVFLCIKKSRYSGNAIKTYKYNVLTFIPLNLYEQLKRAANLYFLALLILQIIPDISTLPWYTTLIPLVVVLGITAIKDLVDDLARHRMDKEINNRKCEVLLEGRFQESKWRNIEVGDVVRLKKNDFIPADIMLLSSSNPNSLCYVETAELDGETNLKFKMGLRVTDERLQEERQLAQFNALIECEEPNNRLDKFTGTMLWQRERYPVNLDNMLLRGCKIRNTEECHGLVIFAGADTKIMRNGGKTRFKRTKIDELMNYMVYTIFALLILVAAGLAIGHTFWYEEIGSKAWYLYDGLDRNASYRGFLSFWGYIIVLNTMVPISLYVSVEVIRLGQSKFINWDLQMYFSEKDTPAKARTTTLNEQLGQIEYIFSDKTGTLTQNIMQFKKCTIAGRNYGEPTTAEGVTLDRGRPVDWSWNRHADRKFQFMDHSLVACIRSRKDKDVTEFFKLLSLCHTVMVDNKDGDLVYQAASPDEGALVTAARNFGYVFLSRTQDTITISEMDQETTYEMLALLDFNSDRKRMSIILKFPDGRIRLYCKGADTVIYERLSPNSRHKESTQTALDEFANATLRTLCLCYKDISADEYNAWSRKHKDAQVAPVDRDAALDRVYEQIENNLLLIGATAIEDKLQDGVPETIATLAKADIKIWVLTGDKKETAENIGYSCSLLTDDMHIHYGEDVNEKLRIRQANRRNEPPTARRGRKRPVQPFFPQLGKNALIITGGWLNEILYEKKKKRRRLRLRRLGKRPPPSSPQDGQPMDDWEKEMRQIDFVDMACECEAVICCRVTPKQKANVVSLVKKYKKAVTLSIGDGANDVNMIKTADIGVGISGQEGMQAVMSSDYAFAQFRYLERLLLVHGRWSYIRMCKFLRFFFFKNFAFTLVHFWYSFFSGYSSQVAYEDWFITLYNLCYSSLPVLLVGLLDQDVNDKLSLKFPKLYLPGQQGTLFNYKNFFISLFHGIFVSLIIFFIPYGAFLQTMGQDGEAPSDYQSFAVVTSSSLIFTVNLQISLDTSYWTFVNCFAVLGSIAIYFGIMFDIHSAGIHVLFPSAFTFTGAASNALRQPYLWLTIILTVGISLLPVICIQFLHKTIWPSVGDKVHRNRKKYEMEMQQEEKKKPAFQRGRRSRRSAYAFSHSRGYADLISSGRSIRRRPPTRAGPQDSIREVPVREAENI; the protein is encoded by the exons aGATGCCATGGAAGGTGAAAGCCAATGACCGACCTTATCATCACCTGCCAGAGTTTCAGAAAAAAGTCTTCCTGTGTATCAAGAAGAGCAGATACTCT GGGAATGCCATCAAGACATACAAGTACAACGTCCTCACCTTCATCCCCCTGAACCTGTACGAGCAGTTAAAGAGAGCTGCCAACCTCTATTTCCTGGCTCTGCTCATCCTACAG ATTATTCCAGACATTTCCACTCTGCCCTGGTACACCACATTGATTCCTCTGGTCGTGGTGCTGGGAATCACTGCCATCAAAGATCTGGTGGACGACCTG GCACGTCACAGGATGGACAAGGAGAtcaacaacaggaagtgtgagGTGCTGCTGGAGGGCAG GTTTCAAGAGTCAAAGTGGAGGAACATCGAGGTTGGAGATGTGGTTCGTCTGAAGAAGAACGACTTTATTCCG GCCGACATCATGCTGCTATCCAGCTCCAACCCAAACAGCCTGTGCTACGTAGAAACAGCCGAGCTTGACGG AGAAACCAACCTGAAGTTTAAGATGGGACTCAGAGTGACTGATGAGAGACTGCAGGAGGAACGTCAGCTGGCCCAGTTTAATG CTCTGATTGAGTGCGAGGAGCCGAACAACCGCCTGGACAAGTTCACAGGGACGATGCTGTGGCAGAGGGAGCGCTACCCTGTGAACCTGGACAACATGCTGCTCCGAGGCTGCAAGATCAGGAACACTGAGGAGTGTCACGGACTGGTCATCTTCGCAG GAGCCGACACCAAAATAATGAGGAACGGCGGGAAGACGAGGTTCAAGAGGACCAAAATTGACGAGCTGATGAACTACATGGTTTACACA ATCTTCGCGCTGCTGATCCTGGTGGCGGCAGGTCTGGCCATCGGGCACACCTTCTGGTACGAGGAGATCGGCTCTAAGGCCTGGTATCTGTACGATGGCCTAGACCGCAACGCCTCCTACAGAGGCTTCCTCAGCTTCTGGGGATACATCATTGTCCTCAACACCATGGTGCCCATTTCACTATATGTCAG TGTGGAGGTCATTCGTCTGGGCCAGAGTAAGTTCATCAACTGGGACCTGCAGATGTATTTCTCAGAGAAAGACACACCAGCTAAG GCTCGAACCACCACCCTGAACGAGCAGCTTGGTCAGATTGAATACATCTTCTCCGACAAGACGGGAACTCTGACACAGAACATCATGCAGTTCAAGAAGTGCACCATCGCCGGACGCAACTACG GTGAACCAACCACTGCTGAGGGAGTGACACTGGACCGAGGAAGG CCGGTGGACTGGAGCTGGAACCGGCACGCTGACAGAAAGTTCCAGTTCATGGATCATTCCCTGGTTGCCTGCATCCGATCCAGGAAGGATAAAGATGTGACAGAGTTCTTCAAactgctctccctctgccacACTGTCATGGTGGATAACAAAGATG GTGACCTGGTGTACCAGGCGGCGTCTCCTGATGAGGGCGCTCTGGTGACAGCAGCCAGGAACTTTGGCTACGTGTTTCTGTCCCGTACGCAGGACACCATCACCATCTCTGAGATGGACCAGGAGACAACCTATGAAATGCTGGCCCTGCTCGACTTCAACTCCGACCGCAAGCGCATGTCTATCATCT tgaAGTTTCCTGATGGTCGTATTCGTCTCTACTGTAAAGGAGCTGACACTGTCATCTATGAGCGACTTTCTCCCAACTCcagacacaaagaaagcacCCAGACAGCTCTGGAT GAGTTTGCCAATGCGACCTTGCGGACGCTGTGCTTGTGTTACAAAGATATCAGCGCAGACGAGTACAATGCCTGGTCGAGGAAACACAAAGATGCCCAGGTGGCCCCGGTCGACAGAGACGCTGCCCTCGACCGTGTGTATGAGCAGATCGAGAACAACCTGTTG CTGATTGGGGCAACAGCCATTGAGGACAAATTGCAGGACGGAGTGCCGGAGACCATCGCCACACTGGCCAAAGCCGACATCAAGATCTGGGTCCTGACTGGAGATAAGAAAG AAACGGCAGAGAACATTGGATATTCTTGTTCGCTTTTGACAGACGACATGCACATCCACTACGGAGAAGACGTCAA TGAGAAGCTGAGGATTCGTCAGGCCAACAGGAGAAACGAGCCCCCGACTGCCCGTCGAGGCAGGAAGAGACCTGTCCAGCCTTTCTTTCCTCAGCTGGGTAAAAACGCTCTGATCATCACCGGAGGATGGCTG AACGAGATTCTgtatgaaaagaagaagaaacggcGTCGCCTGCGTTTGCGTCGTCTGGGAAAGCGACCGCCTCCCAGCAGCCCTCAGGACGGACAGCCGATGGACGACTGGGAGAAGGAAATGAGACAG ATTGACTTTGTGGACATGGCCTGTGAGTGCGAGGCGGTCATCTGCTGCCGTGTCACACCCAAACAGAAGGCTAACGTGGTGAGTTTGGTGAAGAAGTACAAGAAAGCCGTGACACTGTCCATCGGAGATGGAGCCAACGATGTCAACATGATCAAGA CTGCAGACATTGGTGTAGGCATCAGTGGTCAGGAGGGGATGCAGGCCGTCATGTCCAGTGACTACGCCTTTGCCCAGTTCCGTTACCTAGAGCGCCTCCTGCTGGTGCACGGACGCTGGTCTTACATCCGAATGTGCAAGTTCctgcgtttcttcttcttcaagaACTTCGCCTTCACATTGGTCCACTTCTGGTACTCCTTCTTCAGCGGATACTCCTCACAG GTCGCCTATGAAGACTGGTTCATCACTCTCTACAATCTGTGCTACAGCAGCTTACCTGTTCTACTAGTTGGGCTTCTTGACCAG GATGTTAATGACAAACTGAGCTTGAAGTTTCCCAAACTGTACCTGCCCGGCCAGCAGGGGACCCTGTTCAACTACAAGAACTTCTTCATTAGCTTGTTCCACGGCATCTTCGTCTCCCTCATCATCTTCTTTATCCCGTACGGAGCCTTCCTTCAGACCATGGGGCAGGATGGCGAAGCTCCCTCTGACTACCAGTCTTTTGCTGTAGTCACTTCCTCGTCGCTCATTTTCACTGTCAACCTGCAG ATCTCTCTGGATACCTCCTACTGGACCTTTGTCAACTGCTTTGCGGTTTTGGGTAGCATAGCCATCTACTTCGGCATCATGTTTGACATCCACAGCGCTGGGATCCACGTCCTCTTCCCCTCAGCATTCACCTTCACTG GTGCAGCATCGAATGCTCTGCGTCAGCCCTACCTGTGGTTAACCATCATCCTGACTGTGGGCATCAGCCTGCTGCCCGTCATCTGCATTCAGTTCCTCCATAAAACCATCTGGCCCTCTGTAGGAGACAAG GTccacagaaacaggaagaagtACGAGATGGAGATGcaacaggaggagaagaaaaagccAGCATTCCAGCGTGGCCGACGTTCCCGCCGCTCAGCCTATGCCTTCTCTCACTCCCGTGGCTACGCTGACCTCATCTCGTCTGGTCGGAGCATTCGGCGGCGCCCGCCGACCCGTGCCGGTCCCCAGGACAGCATCAGGGAGGTACCcgtgagagaggcagaaaacatcTGA